The following are encoded in a window of Bradyrhizobium sp. WBOS07 genomic DNA:
- a CDS encoding cation-efflux pump → MTSQHDKTSVAAISIFASGGMAAAKFAVGIAIGSLALISEALHSSIDLVATIITWAVVRVSDKPADEEHHYGHGKLESISALGVTALLYVLAGGILVEAYSRLSEGTPPPTISAVPFVVLVIDIIVNLWRARALHRAARETRSQALAADALHFASDVMGSFAVIVGLILAGLGFWWGDAAAAAAVAVMIAALGLRMAGSTVQTLVDRAPEGAQEKATAAIRSVPGVIDVERLRVRMVGATTFIDTIAKVPRTYPIDRVEEIKRKAHAAVDQAFGDADLSFTPVPVARDNETVRDRIMVIARNSGLAVHHVTVHDLGTIKDSAKLIVSIDLEVDGGMHLEAAHEIANTLERNIQEEFGEDVEVDVHIEPLEPELPFGVDATPERVRTIAAALAEFAGGGEIHDIHNVRVRNTDAGEIVNFHCRATPSMSVTKVHEHVDAIERALRRAFPSVKRVISHAEPPRA, encoded by the coding sequence ATGACCTCCCAGCACGACAAGACCTCGGTCGCCGCGATCTCGATCTTCGCCAGCGGCGGCATGGCGGCGGCCAAGTTCGCGGTCGGGATCGCGATCGGCTCGCTCGCCCTGATCTCCGAGGCCCTGCACTCCTCGATCGACCTGGTCGCGACCATCATCACCTGGGCGGTGGTGCGGGTGTCCGACAAGCCCGCGGACGAGGAGCACCATTACGGCCACGGCAAGCTGGAGAGCATCTCGGCGCTGGGCGTCACCGCCCTGCTCTACGTGCTCGCCGGCGGCATCCTGGTCGAGGCATATAGCCGGCTGAGCGAGGGGACCCCGCCGCCGACCATTTCGGCCGTGCCCTTCGTCGTGCTGGTGATCGACATCATCGTCAATCTCTGGCGCGCCCGCGCCCTGCACCGCGCCGCGCGCGAGACGCGGAGCCAGGCGCTGGCCGCCGACGCACTGCATTTCGCCTCCGACGTGATGGGCTCGTTCGCCGTGATCGTAGGCCTGATCCTCGCCGGCCTCGGCTTCTGGTGGGGCGACGCTGCGGCGGCTGCGGCGGTCGCCGTGATGATCGCAGCGCTCGGCCTGCGCATGGCCGGCTCGACGGTGCAGACGCTGGTCGACCGGGCCCCCGAGGGCGCGCAGGAGAAGGCCACGGCCGCGATCCGCAGCGTGCCGGGAGTGATCGACGTCGAGCGCTTGCGCGTGCGCATGGTCGGGGCGACCACCTTCATCGACACCATTGCAAAGGTCCCGAGAACCTATCCGATCGACCGGGTCGAGGAGATCAAGCGCAAGGCGCATGCCGCCGTCGACCAGGCATTCGGGGATGCCGACCTTTCCTTCACCCCCGTCCCGGTCGCGCGCGACAACGAGACCGTGCGTGACCGCATCATGGTGATCGCGCGCAATTCGGGCCTCGCGGTCCACCATGTCACGGTGCACGATCTGGGTACGATCAAAGATTCGGCCAAGCTGATCGTCAGCATCGACCTCGAGGTCGATGGCGGGATGCACTTGGAGGCCGCCCACGAGATCGCCAACACGCTGGAGCGCAATATCCAGGAGGAGTTCGGCGAGGACGTCGAGGTCGACGTCCATATCGAGCCATTGGAACCGGAACTTCCGTTCGGGGTCGACGCCACACCGGAGAGGGTGCGGACGATCGCCGCCGCGCTGGCGGAATTTGCCGGCGGCGGCGAGATCCACGACATCCACAATGTCCGGGTCCGCAACACCGATGCGGGCGAGATCGTCAACTTCCACTGCCGCGCGACACCGTCGATGAGCGTGACCAAGGTGCACGAGCATGTCGACGCGATCGAGCGCGCGCTGCGGCGCGCGTTCCCGAGCGTGAAGCGCGTGATCAGTCACGCCGAACCGCCGCGCGCGTGA